Within the Montipora foliosa isolate CH-2021 chromosome 11, ASM3666993v2, whole genome shotgun sequence genome, the region ATAGTAGCCATCTTCTCTCCGTTGGAAAATTGATTATGGAGGTACTTTAAAATACAGAGATCTCTGTCAACCAAGCGTAAATTCAAAACCTCTATTATTGTGTTAACCCTGGAATATCTAAAATTGAAACTCTCTCCGCTTTTAATTGTCTAAACTACAATATTGCTTTTTAAAACGATTCAAATAAAGAAATTCTCATTGTAATGTGGAATTTCTTTTTACAGACAAAGGAATGTTTAAAGTCGGTTACGCTGAAGAACAAGAATCAGGAAAAAATGTACATCTATTCAAAAATATTAACACGATGGTTAATCCACTCGGTAACAATTATTTTTCCATCGTTAAGGACAGCTGTAGAAATTGGGCGAAAGAACTCTCCTGTCCCTGTCCCCTTTTCTTCAAACTTAGTTACAAACTCTCCGCTGAGTTTAAACACCTGCACTCGGTCATTAAGTGTATCACAAACCAGCAGATGTCCCACTCTGTCCACTGAAAGGCAGCATGGATTATTCAACTCCCCGTCCCCCATACCCTTATTACCAAATTTATAAAGAAACTCTCCCTCCCTATTAAAAACTTTTATACAGTGATCACCTCTGTCTGACACAATAAGATGGTTAACGTGCTGGATACAATGAAAGAGATTGATGAAAGAACCTTCAGTACGGATACTGCGCAAAAACAGACCATCAAGTGAAAATATTTTGATTAATTTGTTACCACTATCGGCAACCATAATATTGCCATCGCTGTCAATTGACAGGCCATAAGGAAACTGAAGCTGGTGATCCCGGCTTCCTTTCCGCCCAAACTGATTAAGATAATGACCCTCATCACTAAACAGTTGAACTCGGTGGTTGTTAACGTCTGCCACTATAATCTTATTGTCATGAAAAGCTATTCAAGCAGGAAAGTTAAACTCTCCCTGCTGATTACCCTTCTTACCAAACGATCTTAAGCTAGTTCCATTACTAGCAAATATCTGTACTCTGTTGTTATTACACTCGCTCACTGCAATCTCATCATTGTCATTCACAGCTACCCCCCAAGGACTGGAAAGCATTCCAGCATCCGATCCTGATTTTCCAAAGGATAACACGGGTCTGAAATGTCTGCGTTTGATATGAACCTCAAAAGGGCTGCCACGAACATGTTCTTCGTTGACTTTCACGGATGCCTGACATGCTCCGGATTCCTTGGAAAAATAGCTGATCTTGTAAGTACCATCTTTGTTATCTTGGATATGAGGCTTGATCGCACTGTCACGGCCTTCACAATTTCTGATTTCCAATGTCACGCGGTCATGTTCTTGGTAACATTGTCCTCTTTGTGTGTTCCTTACAACAATCTCAGCTTCAAGTCCAACAGTTCCTTCAGTGACCCCTTTTCCCTCAGCGCTAGATTTTTTCGAGCTCGTTTTGCTGATTAAACCAGGAATCCTGATTAAACCTAATTGTTGGACTTTTAGATCATCAAACAactttttgttccttttaaAGAGAATAGTCATCACATGTCCGATGTCACAGTCCGCTGAATCTTCTTCAGCTTTTTCCTGAACTATTTTATCCAAAAATGTGTGGGGCTGCATGATTTGAGCGTTTGTGCTTCGCTTTAAAATCATTTGGGTTTTTTCAATATCTGCTTCTTGCATTTTCACGTCTTCTTCAATCTCGTGCCTTTGCTCTCCCAGGAGCTGCAACGATTCTCGCACTTTGTTTTCCACCTCATCAAAGATGTGATTCTTTTGCGCTTCAATGGCCGCAATGAAACTGTTGGCAAACTGCTGCACGTCGCTTTTCACTAGTGCGGCTTGTTCTTGAAttgaaatgcagttttcatCAATTTTCGCAATACTTGTCATCTTCTCCTGCgctcttcgtttctttgatTCAATTGCTGCATTGACTATCGATTTGCGTTCCTTTGCGGCATCTTCCAAAACAATTTTGGCGTGACCTTCGTGATCTGTTAGAGCACAAGCGTTGCAAATGGCTATTTTGCACTCCTGGCAGAAAAACTTCAGttttttcttctcgtgtttccCACAAAGTGTCGgctgctttaaaatgttctcgAAGTCCTCGTCTCGAAAGTCTTTCAAAGCCATAGCGTTGTGTTCGTTGAATGCTTTAAAACGGTTATGCAGAGGGAAGCAGTTGTCACACCAGAACGAACAACAAGTGAAGCAGTACGCAGATTCTCCGCTTGTCACTTTCTCGCAAAATCCACACTTGATGCCAATCGTATTGCATTCTGTGACAGGCAAAGCATCCAACAAACTGTTGGCGCAAAA harbors:
- the LOC137975719 gene encoding E3 ubiquitin-protein ligase TRIM71-like; the encoded protein is MALKDFRDEDFENILKQPTLCGKHEKKKLKFFCQECKIAICNACALTDHEGHAKIVLEDAAKERKSIVNAAIESKKRRAQEKMTSIAKIDENCISIQEQAALVKSDVQQFANSFIAAIEAQKNHIFDEVENKVRESLQLLGEQRHEIEEDVKMQEADIEKTQMILKRSTNAQIMQPHTFLDKIVQEKAEEDSADCDIGHVMTILFKRNKKLFDDLKVQQLGLIRIPGLISKTSSKKSSAEGKGVTEGTVGLEAEIVVRNTQRGQCYQEHDRVTLEIRNCEGRDSAIKPHIQDNKDGTYKISYFSKESGACQASVKVNEEHVRGSPFEVHIKRRHFRPVLSFGKSGSDAGMLSSPWGVAVNDNDEIAVSECNNNRVQIFASNGTSLRSFGKKGNQQGEFNFPA